The Alphaproteobacteria bacterium genome contains a region encoding:
- a CDS encoding SDR family oxidoreductase — MDTPASAGRVDAVEARPVALITGASSGIGAALAHVFAQNGHEVVLAARRAPQLAEIAARIRSAGHRAPHILPVDLTRRDSTEFIAHELSARNLEPAFLVNNAGYGLLGPAAKLDRHEQLAMIDLNCRTLTDLSLRWINSLARHRGGILNVASISGFIPGPGMSVYNASKAYVISFSVGLRRELQPKGVRVTALCPGPVPTEFQARAGIHDVHYPRGFDRSAEDVAREGYRGLMRGKPVVVPGLHNKLIPWLPRFLPRSFIASQVYGRLRRWEDA; from the coding sequence CCGGCGCTTCATCGGGTATCGGCGCTGCGCTTGCCCATGTCTTCGCGCAAAACGGTCATGAGGTCGTGCTTGCCGCGCGCCGGGCGCCGCAGCTCGCCGAGATCGCCGCGCGCATCCGCAGCGCCGGACATCGCGCGCCGCACATCCTCCCCGTCGACCTGACGCGCCGCGACAGCACGGAGTTCATCGCCCACGAGCTTTCGGCGCGCAATCTCGAGCCTGCGTTCCTGGTCAACAATGCGGGCTATGGCCTGCTTGGACCGGCCGCGAAGCTCGATCGCCATGAGCAGCTCGCGATGATCGATCTCAACTGCCGCACGCTCACCGACCTGTCGCTGCGCTGGATCAACAGCCTCGCGCGCCATCGCGGCGGCATCCTCAACGTCGCGTCGATCTCCGGATTCATTCCGGGGCCGGGCATGTCGGTCTACAACGCTTCGAAGGCCTATGTGATTTCGTTTTCCGTCGGCCTGCGCCGCGAGCTCCAGCCGAAAGGCGTCCGCGTCACGGCGCTGTGCCCCGGCCCGGTCCCGACCGAATTCCAGGCGCGCGCCGGCATTCATGACGTGCACTACCCGCGCGGCTTCGACCGTTCCGCCGAGGACGTCGCGCGCGAGGGATATCGTGGCCTGATGCGCGGCAAACCGGTCGTCGTGCCCGGCCTGCACAACAAGCTCATCCCATGGCTGCCCCGCTTCCTCCCGCGCAGCTTCATCGCCAGCCAGGTCTACGGCCGCCTGCGCCGCTGGGAAGACGCGTAA